A stretch of the Denticeps clupeoides chromosome 6, fDenClu1.1, whole genome shotgun sequence genome encodes the following:
- the rabgef1 gene encoding rab5 GDP/GTP exchange factor isoform X2, producing the protein MSQRSERRGIHVDQSELLCKKGCGYYGNAAWQGLCSKCWREEYQRARQKQIQEDWALAEKLQREEEEAAYASNQGTQPTPPNQSALAPFSKFEEKKTNEKTRKVTTVKKFFSPSSRTTPKKASGEREERVQGRRESHGETLLRDLRGMFTPPWEMGSPTEESHESKTPSPSISRQSSIETDRVSRDFVDFLKSLQKLGREIHKQCRVFIESMASKKDLSADELSEYVQDFYQNMSDRLLTHFKGSSERVECVMDQVEKYIMTRLYKSVFCPETTDDEKKDLATQNRIRALHWVTIQMLCVPLDEDIPEVSDSVVKAITDVIEMDSKRVPRDKLACITSCSKHIFNAIRVTKREPASADDFLPTLIYIVLKANPPRLQSNIQYITRFCNPSRLMTGEDGYYFTNLCCAVAFIEKLDAQSLNLSPEDFEHYMSGLASPSRVEEKSTWPQSSSLVSPGLTQMYHNLELLTGLGERQQQVLDGARGLQAEMEEWQESVKQQVHGIVERYPLEVRPPALPIDSENTENDRLPPPLTPQVFAG; encoded by the exons ATGAGTCAGCGGTCAGAACGCCGTGGGATCCATGTGGACCAATCAGAGCTGCTGTGCAAGAAGGGCTGCGGTTACTATGGCAACGCGGCGTGGCAGGGCCTCTGCTCAAAGTGCTGGAGGGAAGAGTACCAGCGAGCACGGCAGAAACAGATTCAGGAGGACTGGGCCCTAGCTGAGAA ATTGCaaagggaggaagaggaggctgcCTATGCCAGCAACCAGGGTACCCAGCCCACCCCCCCAAACCAGTCCGCTCTGGCACCCTTCTCCAAATTCGAAGAGAAAAAGACCAATGAGAAAACTCGTAAGGTCACCACTGTCAAGAAGTTTTTCAGTCCCTCATCGCGGACTACTCCTAAGAAAG CGTCCGGCGAGCGAGAGGAGAGAGTGCAGGGCAGGAGAGAGAGCCATGGAGAGACCCTCCTTCGTGATCTCAGGGGCATGTTCACTCCGCCCTGGGAGATGGGCTCTCCTACTGAAG AGAGTCACGAGAGTAAAACCCCGAGTCCATCCATCTCTCGACAATCTAGTATCGAGACAGATAGAGTGTcccgggactttgtggacttcttGAAGAGCTTGCAGAAACTGGGCAGAGAGATCCACAAACAGTGTCGTGTGTTCATTGAAAGCATGGCCAGCAAGAAG gACTTGAGTGCTGATGAACTGTCAGAATACGTCCAAGACTTCTACCAGAACATGTCTGACCGACTGTTGACTCATTTTAAAG GCTCCTCTGAGCGTGTGGAATGTGTTATGGACCAGGTGGAGAAGTACATAATGACTCGTCTCTACAAAAGCGTTTTCTGCCCCGAGACCACAGATGATGAGAAGAAAGATCTGGCCACTCAGAACCGAATCcg CGCTCTCCACTGGGTAACCATCCAGATGTTGTGTGTGCCTTTGGATGAAGATATTCCTGAGGTGTCTGATAGTGTTGTTAAAGCAATCACAG ATGTGATTGAGATGGACTCGAAGCGTGTGCCAAGGGACAAGTTGGCCTGCATCACCAGCTGCAGTAAACATATCTTCAATGCCATCAGAGTGACTAAGAGAGAGCCGGCATCAGCTGACGACTTCCTGCCCACGCTCATCTACATTGTGTTAAAGGCCAACCCACCACGCCTGCAGTCCAACATCCAGTACATCACCCGTTTCTGCAATCCCAGCCGACTCATGACTGGGGAGGATGGATACTACTTTACCAACCtg tgctgtgctgtggcttTCATAGAGAAACTGGACGCTCAATCTCTGAATCTGAGTCCTGAAGACTTTGAGCATTACATGTCTGGACTGGCATCCCCTAGTCGAGTAGAAGAAAAGTCAACATGGCCACAGAGCAGCTCCCTGGTCAGTCCGGGCCTGACCCAAATGTACcacaacctggagctgctgACGGGCCTGGGGGAGAGGCAACAGCAGGTTCTGGATGGGGCTAGGGGGCTTCAGGCAGAGATGGAGGAGTGGCAGGAGAGTGTGAAGCAGCAGGTGCACGGCATTGTGGAGCGCTACCCTTTAGAGGTCCGGCCGCCAGCACTTCCTATCGACTCTGAGAACACTGAGAACGACCGCTTGCCGCCGCCTCTGACACCACAGGTGTTCGCTGGGTAA
- the rabgef1 gene encoding rab5 GDP/GTP exchange factor isoform X1, translating into MSQRSERRGIHVDQSELLCKKGCGYYGNAAWQGLCSKCWREEYQRARQKQIQEDWALAEKLQREEEEAAYASNQGTQPTPPNQSALAPFSKFEEKKTNEKTRKVTTVKKFFSPSSRTTPKKASGEREERVQGRRESHGETLLRDLRGMFTPPWEMGSPTEALVSRLRESHESKTPSPSISRQSSIETDRVSRDFVDFLKSLQKLGREIHKQCRVFIESMASKKDLSADELSEYVQDFYQNMSDRLLTHFKGSSERVECVMDQVEKYIMTRLYKSVFCPETTDDEKKDLATQNRIRALHWVTIQMLCVPLDEDIPEVSDSVVKAITDVIEMDSKRVPRDKLACITSCSKHIFNAIRVTKREPASADDFLPTLIYIVLKANPPRLQSNIQYITRFCNPSRLMTGEDGYYFTNLCCAVAFIEKLDAQSLNLSPEDFEHYMSGLASPSRVEEKSTWPQSSSLVSPGLTQMYHNLELLTGLGERQQQVLDGARGLQAEMEEWQESVKQQVHGIVERYPLEVRPPALPIDSENTENDRLPPPLTPQVFAG; encoded by the exons ATGAGTCAGCGGTCAGAACGCCGTGGGATCCATGTGGACCAATCAGAGCTGCTGTGCAAGAAGGGCTGCGGTTACTATGGCAACGCGGCGTGGCAGGGCCTCTGCTCAAAGTGCTGGAGGGAAGAGTACCAGCGAGCACGGCAGAAACAGATTCAGGAGGACTGGGCCCTAGCTGAGAA ATTGCaaagggaggaagaggaggctgcCTATGCCAGCAACCAGGGTACCCAGCCCACCCCCCCAAACCAGTCCGCTCTGGCACCCTTCTCCAAATTCGAAGAGAAAAAGACCAATGAGAAAACTCGTAAGGTCACCACTGTCAAGAAGTTTTTCAGTCCCTCATCGCGGACTACTCCTAAGAAAG CGTCCGGCGAGCGAGAGGAGAGAGTGCAGGGCAGGAGAGAGAGCCATGGAGAGACCCTCCTTCGTGATCTCAGGGGCATGTTCACTCCGCCCTGGGAGATGGGCTCTCCTACTGAAG CTCTGGTGTCAAGACTGAGAG AGAGTCACGAGAGTAAAACCCCGAGTCCATCCATCTCTCGACAATCTAGTATCGAGACAGATAGAGTGTcccgggactttgtggacttcttGAAGAGCTTGCAGAAACTGGGCAGAGAGATCCACAAACAGTGTCGTGTGTTCATTGAAAGCATGGCCAGCAAGAAG gACTTGAGTGCTGATGAACTGTCAGAATACGTCCAAGACTTCTACCAGAACATGTCTGACCGACTGTTGACTCATTTTAAAG GCTCCTCTGAGCGTGTGGAATGTGTTATGGACCAGGTGGAGAAGTACATAATGACTCGTCTCTACAAAAGCGTTTTCTGCCCCGAGACCACAGATGATGAGAAGAAAGATCTGGCCACTCAGAACCGAATCcg CGCTCTCCACTGGGTAACCATCCAGATGTTGTGTGTGCCTTTGGATGAAGATATTCCTGAGGTGTCTGATAGTGTTGTTAAAGCAATCACAG ATGTGATTGAGATGGACTCGAAGCGTGTGCCAAGGGACAAGTTGGCCTGCATCACCAGCTGCAGTAAACATATCTTCAATGCCATCAGAGTGACTAAGAGAGAGCCGGCATCAGCTGACGACTTCCTGCCCACGCTCATCTACATTGTGTTAAAGGCCAACCCACCACGCCTGCAGTCCAACATCCAGTACATCACCCGTTTCTGCAATCCCAGCCGACTCATGACTGGGGAGGATGGATACTACTTTACCAACCtg tgctgtgctgtggcttTCATAGAGAAACTGGACGCTCAATCTCTGAATCTGAGTCCTGAAGACTTTGAGCATTACATGTCTGGACTGGCATCCCCTAGTCGAGTAGAAGAAAAGTCAACATGGCCACAGAGCAGCTCCCTGGTCAGTCCGGGCCTGACCCAAATGTACcacaacctggagctgctgACGGGCCTGGGGGAGAGGCAACAGCAGGTTCTGGATGGGGCTAGGGGGCTTCAGGCAGAGATGGAGGAGTGGCAGGAGAGTGTGAAGCAGCAGGTGCACGGCATTGTGGAGCGCTACCCTTTAGAGGTCCGGCCGCCAGCACTTCCTATCGACTCTGAGAACACTGAGAACGACCGCTTGCCGCCGCCTCTGACACCACAGGTGTTCGCTGGGTAA
- the rabgef1 gene encoding rab5 GDP/GTP exchange factor isoform X4, with the protein MTSIVKSHESKTPSPSISRQSSIETDRVSRDFVDFLKSLQKLGREIHKQCRVFIESMASKKDLSADELSEYVQDFYQNMSDRLLTHFKGSSERVECVMDQVEKYIMTRLYKSVFCPETTDDEKKDLATQNRIRALHWVTIQMLCVPLDEDIPEVSDSVVKAITDVIEMDSKRVPRDKLACITSCSKHIFNAIRVTKREPASADDFLPTLIYIVLKANPPRLQSNIQYITRFCNPSRLMTGEDGYYFTNLCCAVAFIEKLDAQSLNLSPEDFEHYMSGLASPSRVEEKSTWPQSSSLVSPGLTQMYHNLELLTGLGERQQQVLDGARGLQAEMEEWQESVKQQVHGIVERYPLEVRPPALPIDSENTENDRLPPPLTPQVFAG; encoded by the exons ATGACGAGCATTGTGA AGAGTCACGAGAGTAAAACCCCGAGTCCATCCATCTCTCGACAATCTAGTATCGAGACAGATAGAGTGTcccgggactttgtggacttcttGAAGAGCTTGCAGAAACTGGGCAGAGAGATCCACAAACAGTGTCGTGTGTTCATTGAAAGCATGGCCAGCAAGAAG gACTTGAGTGCTGATGAACTGTCAGAATACGTCCAAGACTTCTACCAGAACATGTCTGACCGACTGTTGACTCATTTTAAAG GCTCCTCTGAGCGTGTGGAATGTGTTATGGACCAGGTGGAGAAGTACATAATGACTCGTCTCTACAAAAGCGTTTTCTGCCCCGAGACCACAGATGATGAGAAGAAAGATCTGGCCACTCAGAACCGAATCcg CGCTCTCCACTGGGTAACCATCCAGATGTTGTGTGTGCCTTTGGATGAAGATATTCCTGAGGTGTCTGATAGTGTTGTTAAAGCAATCACAG ATGTGATTGAGATGGACTCGAAGCGTGTGCCAAGGGACAAGTTGGCCTGCATCACCAGCTGCAGTAAACATATCTTCAATGCCATCAGAGTGACTAAGAGAGAGCCGGCATCAGCTGACGACTTCCTGCCCACGCTCATCTACATTGTGTTAAAGGCCAACCCACCACGCCTGCAGTCCAACATCCAGTACATCACCCGTTTCTGCAATCCCAGCCGACTCATGACTGGGGAGGATGGATACTACTTTACCAACCtg tgctgtgctgtggcttTCATAGAGAAACTGGACGCTCAATCTCTGAATCTGAGTCCTGAAGACTTTGAGCATTACATGTCTGGACTGGCATCCCCTAGTCGAGTAGAAGAAAAGTCAACATGGCCACAGAGCAGCTCCCTGGTCAGTCCGGGCCTGACCCAAATGTACcacaacctggagctgctgACGGGCCTGGGGGAGAGGCAACAGCAGGTTCTGGATGGGGCTAGGGGGCTTCAGGCAGAGATGGAGGAGTGGCAGGAGAGTGTGAAGCAGCAGGTGCACGGCATTGTGGAGCGCTACCCTTTAGAGGTCCGGCCGCCAGCACTTCCTATCGACTCTGAGAACACTGAGAACGACCGCTTGCCGCCGCCTCTGACACCACAGGTGTTCGCTGGGTAA
- the rabgef1 gene encoding rab5 GDP/GTP exchange factor isoform X3, giving the protein MSQRSERRGIHVDQSELLCKKGCGYYGNAAWQGLCSKCWREEYQRARQKQIQEDWALAEKLQREEEEAAYASNQGTQPTPPNQSALAPFSKFEEKKTNEKTRKVTTVKKFFSPSSRTTPKKESHESKTPSPSISRQSSIETDRVSRDFVDFLKSLQKLGREIHKQCRVFIESMASKKDLSADELSEYVQDFYQNMSDRLLTHFKGSSERVECVMDQVEKYIMTRLYKSVFCPETTDDEKKDLATQNRIRALHWVTIQMLCVPLDEDIPEVSDSVVKAITDVIEMDSKRVPRDKLACITSCSKHIFNAIRVTKREPASADDFLPTLIYIVLKANPPRLQSNIQYITRFCNPSRLMTGEDGYYFTNLCCAVAFIEKLDAQSLNLSPEDFEHYMSGLASPSRVEEKSTWPQSSSLVSPGLTQMYHNLELLTGLGERQQQVLDGARGLQAEMEEWQESVKQQVHGIVERYPLEVRPPALPIDSENTENDRLPPPLTPQVFAG; this is encoded by the exons ATGAGTCAGCGGTCAGAACGCCGTGGGATCCATGTGGACCAATCAGAGCTGCTGTGCAAGAAGGGCTGCGGTTACTATGGCAACGCGGCGTGGCAGGGCCTCTGCTCAAAGTGCTGGAGGGAAGAGTACCAGCGAGCACGGCAGAAACAGATTCAGGAGGACTGGGCCCTAGCTGAGAA ATTGCaaagggaggaagaggaggctgcCTATGCCAGCAACCAGGGTACCCAGCCCACCCCCCCAAACCAGTCCGCTCTGGCACCCTTCTCCAAATTCGAAGAGAAAAAGACCAATGAGAAAACTCGTAAGGTCACCACTGTCAAGAAGTTTTTCAGTCCCTCATCGCGGACTACTCCTAAGAAAG AGAGTCACGAGAGTAAAACCCCGAGTCCATCCATCTCTCGACAATCTAGTATCGAGACAGATAGAGTGTcccgggactttgtggacttcttGAAGAGCTTGCAGAAACTGGGCAGAGAGATCCACAAACAGTGTCGTGTGTTCATTGAAAGCATGGCCAGCAAGAAG gACTTGAGTGCTGATGAACTGTCAGAATACGTCCAAGACTTCTACCAGAACATGTCTGACCGACTGTTGACTCATTTTAAAG GCTCCTCTGAGCGTGTGGAATGTGTTATGGACCAGGTGGAGAAGTACATAATGACTCGTCTCTACAAAAGCGTTTTCTGCCCCGAGACCACAGATGATGAGAAGAAAGATCTGGCCACTCAGAACCGAATCcg CGCTCTCCACTGGGTAACCATCCAGATGTTGTGTGTGCCTTTGGATGAAGATATTCCTGAGGTGTCTGATAGTGTTGTTAAAGCAATCACAG ATGTGATTGAGATGGACTCGAAGCGTGTGCCAAGGGACAAGTTGGCCTGCATCACCAGCTGCAGTAAACATATCTTCAATGCCATCAGAGTGACTAAGAGAGAGCCGGCATCAGCTGACGACTTCCTGCCCACGCTCATCTACATTGTGTTAAAGGCCAACCCACCACGCCTGCAGTCCAACATCCAGTACATCACCCGTTTCTGCAATCCCAGCCGACTCATGACTGGGGAGGATGGATACTACTTTACCAACCtg tgctgtgctgtggcttTCATAGAGAAACTGGACGCTCAATCTCTGAATCTGAGTCCTGAAGACTTTGAGCATTACATGTCTGGACTGGCATCCCCTAGTCGAGTAGAAGAAAAGTCAACATGGCCACAGAGCAGCTCCCTGGTCAGTCCGGGCCTGACCCAAATGTACcacaacctggagctgctgACGGGCCTGGGGGAGAGGCAACAGCAGGTTCTGGATGGGGCTAGGGGGCTTCAGGCAGAGATGGAGGAGTGGCAGGAGAGTGTGAAGCAGCAGGTGCACGGCATTGTGGAGCGCTACCCTTTAGAGGTCCGGCCGCCAGCACTTCCTATCGACTCTGAGAACACTGAGAACGACCGCTTGCCGCCGCCTCTGACACCACAGGTGTTCGCTGGGTAA
- the LOC114792449 gene encoding olfactory receptor 6N1-like: MRVYRASFSNTSLIHPAGFYIIGFTTFKFAEIYMFFLGLVYIMTVLFNCFVISIIITDYRLHTPKFVAVANLAVVDLILSTALVPGMLKTFLFKDTFVPFTLCLVQMYFCYSFLALESFSLSLLAFDRLVAICFPLRTNSINTMTSMWCLLAISWLFCCGINIYSIAIMTNLSFCASVKVKSYFCDYSPVYRLACNDYSLQWSVSSGLSMTILFGALSFIVVSYMCILIAVFRMKNVENRRKAITTCTEHLILVAVFYIPVFTLYIIGFFFYSVEPDVRMLGLSLSSCIPPFFNPVVYTLKTKEIRNKAYSLLQKARC; the protein is encoded by the coding sequence ATGAGGGTTTACAGAGCATCGTTCTCCAACACTTCCCTCATCCACCCAGCAGGATTTTACATCATCGGATTCACAACATTTAAATTTGCAGagatttacatgttttttttaggtcTCGTTTACATAATGACTGTTCTGTTCAACTGCTTTGTGATCAGCATTATTATTACCGACTACCGTTTGCACACCCCAAAGTTTGTTGCAGTGGCAAACTTAGCAGTGGTGGACTTGATCCTTAGCACAGCCCTAGTTCCTGGAATGCTGAAGACATTTCTGTTCAAGGATACTTTTGTGCCCTTCACCCTGTGCCTTGTGCAGATGTACTTCTGTTACAGTTTTCTAGCCCTTGAATCGTTTTCTCTTTCACTTCTTGCTTTTGACAGGCTTGTCGCGATATGTTTTCCTCTGAGGACAAATTCAATCAACACAATGACCTCCATGTGGTGTCTTTTGGCCATTAGTTGGTTATTTTGCTGCGGGATCAACATCTACTCAATAGCAATAATGACCAATCTCTCATTCTGCGCAtcggtgaaagtgaaaagttaCTTCTGCGATTACTCCCCAGTTTACAGGCTTGCATGCAATGATTACTCACTGCAGTGGTCTGTGTCATCGGGCCTTAGTATGACTATACTTTTTGGTGCCCTGAGTTTCATAGTTGTTTCCTACATGTGCATTTTGATTGCAGTATTCCGAATGAAAAATGTAGAGAACAGACGCAAAGCAATCACCACCTGCACAGAACATCTGATTTTGGTCGCTGTTTTCTATATTCCCGTTTTTACTTTGTACATTATAGGATTTTTCTTTTACAGTGTGGAGCCCGATGTGAGGATGCTGGGTTTGTCATTGTCTTCTTGTATACCCCCATTTTTTAACCCAGTTGTGTATACtctgaaaacaaaagaaatcagAAACAAAGCTTATTCTCTGCTTCAGAAGGCTAGGTGCTGA